In a single window of the Desulfovibrio mangrovi genome:
- a CDS encoding bacteriohemerythrin: protein MPNIVWSDELSLGIEMIDSQHKMLIRLCNQLLIAIRHGKSHSELQKLFHELSEYTVVHFNDEEAFLHGMGYPRLKEHRVFHAKLKRDVREYQRRLFHHQEIEANEVLAFLKSWLIDHILAEDTRYARFHHREEHLAKQAADQNGNSDTSSPSA, encoded by the coding sequence ATGCCGAATATTGTCTGGTCAGATGAACTGAGTCTGGGAATTGAGATGATCGACAGTCAGCACAAGATGCTGATCCGTCTGTGCAACCAACTGCTCATAGCCATCCGGCACGGCAAGTCGCATAGCGAATTGCAGAAGCTTTTTCACGAGCTTTCGGAATACACCGTGGTTCACTTCAACGATGAAGAGGCGTTTCTGCATGGCATGGGGTATCCCAGACTGAAGGAACACAGGGTGTTCCACGCCAAGCTGAAGAGGGATGTGCGTGAGTATCAACGGCGTCTGTTCCATCATCAGGAGATAGAGGCCAACGAGGTGCTCGCCTTTCTGAAGAGTTGGCTCATAGACCACATTCTCGCGGAAGATACACGCTATGCCAGATTCCATCACAGGGAGGAGCATCTGGCCAAGCAGGCTGCCGACCAAAACGGTAACTCGGATACCTCCTCCCCATCAGCATGA
- a CDS encoding NAD(P)H-dependent oxidoreductase: MKVSVILAHPYAKSFNHAIYNTICETLASLNTPFFAHDLYAERFDPVLTVEELGKKPTQDALVRQYAMELMESDVLFFVHPNWWGQPPAILKGYVDRVIRPPYAYDFPPDDSGGGLPIGKLAGKTGVVFNTSNTEDTREKEYFGDPLENIWIQCVFGFCGIEKSHRRMFSIIADSTPEERAAWLQEVAETTRKMVGR, translated from the coding sequence ATGAAAGTGAGCGTCATTCTCGCGCATCCATATGCGAAGAGCTTCAATCACGCGATTTACAACACCATCTGTGAGACCCTTGCATCCCTGAATACCCCCTTCTTTGCGCACGATCTTTATGCCGAACGCTTTGATCCCGTGCTCACCGTGGAGGAGTTGGGTAAAAAGCCCACGCAGGATGCGCTGGTGCGGCAGTATGCCATGGAGCTCATGGAGTCCGACGTGCTGTTCTTTGTGCATCCCAACTGGTGGGGCCAGCCGCCCGCTATTCTCAAGGGCTACGTGGACAGGGTCATCCGTCCGCCCTACGCCTACGATTTTCCGCCGGATGACAGCGGTGGCGGTCTGCCCATCGGCAAGCTGGCAGGCAAGACCGGTGTGGTCTTCAACACCTCCAACACCGAAGATACCCGCGAGAAGGAATACTTCGGCGATCCGCTGGAGAACATCTGGATTCAGTGCGTGTTCGGCTTCTGCGGTATTGAGAAGAGCCACCGCCGTATGTTCAGTATCATCGCAGACAGCACCCCCGAAGAGCGTGCCGCATGGCTGCAGGAAGTGGCCGAAACCACGCGGAAGATGGTCGGGCGCTAG